The Acidobacteriota bacterium genome includes a region encoding these proteins:
- a CDS encoding regulator: MRAKLATLIAFVLLCSTAPVAAGDVPFTGWEVFDTASGLPSNKVFAVLVEGPRVWAGTEEGLALLENDAVRVFGTADGLPFPAVTALAVSENGDLWIGTMGGLARLTGGRFDVFTQVNSGLANNVVYGISVDGPNVWVATAAGLSRYDTRTGGWAIFDTTNTLMHEPWTYSVLAERGAVYVAVWGGGVIVRDRVTGQFREHRDPDGEMEIDLFRDDGLVHDVTSAIGVSGDLMWVGTYFGLSRYDGRRWKSYSQMDSGLAGDFINFVVARDDLVWIATDQGMSRFDGQTWHTWRRLPGRSFELQIDGPDGERRTRRQTSGLPSNTVFCIGLAGDDVWVATAAGLAHGIAADSNPSIKPNK; this comes from the coding sequence ATGCGCGCCAAACTGGCCACGCTGATCGCATTCGTCTTGCTGTGTTCGACCGCACCGGTCGCAGCCGGCGATGTGCCGTTCACCGGTTGGGAAGTCTTCGACACCGCCAGCGGGTTGCCGTCGAACAAGGTCTTTGCCGTCCTGGTCGAGGGGCCGCGTGTCTGGGCCGGTACCGAGGAAGGACTGGCCCTGCTCGAGAACGACGCCGTGCGCGTGTTTGGCACGGCTGACGGTCTTCCGTTCCCTGCGGTGACCGCTCTCGCCGTATCGGAGAACGGCGATCTCTGGATCGGAACGATGGGTGGGCTGGCGCGATTGACCGGCGGGCGGTTTGACGTCTTTACGCAGGTCAACAGCGGTCTCGCCAACAACGTTGTCTATGGGATCAGCGTGGACGGGCCGAACGTATGGGTCGCCACCGCGGCCGGGCTCAGTCGCTATGACACGCGCACCGGTGGGTGGGCGATCTTCGACACGACCAACACGCTGATGCATGAGCCCTGGACCTATTCGGTCTTGGCCGAGCGCGGCGCGGTCTACGTCGCCGTGTGGGGCGGCGGCGTGATCGTTCGGGACCGAGTGACCGGGCAGTTTCGCGAACATCGCGATCCGGATGGCGAGATGGAGATCGACCTCTTTCGTGACGACGGCCTGGTCCACGATGTCACGTCTGCGATCGGAGTGTCGGGCGATTTGATGTGGGTCGGCACCTACTTCGGGCTGAGTCGGTACGACGGACGGCGTTGGAAGAGTTACAGTCAGATGGACAGCGGTCTGGCCGGCGACTTCATCAATTTCGTCGTCGCCCGTGACGATCTGGTGTGGATCGCGACGGACCAGGGCATGAGCCGCTTTGACGGTCAGACCTGGCATACCTGGCGCCGACTTCCGGGCAGATCCTTCGAACTGCAGATCGACGGACCCGACGGCGAGCGTAGAACGCGACGGCAGACAAGCGGTCTCCCCAGCAATACGGTCTTCTGCATCGGTCTGGCGGGCGACGATGTCTGGGTCGCGACCGCGGCTGGACTCGCTCACGGAATCGCTGCCGATTCGAACCCCTCGATCAAGCCCAACAAGTGA
- a CDS encoding Rid family hydrolase produces the protein MKEDLTMSMDEVFEERLSPGARAELEALGLVGTERLGLDPVADRPLIPKRAIEAPEMLNEAYDYAKPASFSRGMSVELPGATMILLSGTASVDHTGASIHPGDFDAQCLRTFGNLTQLLVAEGASWHDVVRTSCYLRDIERDYDRFNELRTAFMNSVGLNPLPASTGIQARICRSDLLVEIEATAIVPRG, from the coding sequence ATGAAAGAAGATCTCACCATGTCAATGGATGAAGTATTCGAGGAACGCCTCAGCCCGGGTGCCCGGGCCGAACTCGAGGCGTTGGGTCTGGTCGGAACGGAACGATTGGGTCTCGATCCCGTAGCGGATCGACCGTTGATTCCCAAGCGGGCGATCGAAGCGCCCGAGATGCTCAACGAGGCATATGACTACGCAAAACCCGCATCGTTCAGCCGCGGCATGTCCGTGGAGTTACCCGGAGCGACGATGATCCTACTCTCCGGGACCGCCAGCGTGGACCACACCGGCGCGAGTATCCATCCCGGCGATTTTGACGCCCAGTGCCTGCGCACGTTTGGCAACCTGACTCAGCTGCTCGTCGCCGAGGGAGCGAGCTGGCACGATGTCGTCCGGACGAGTTGCTACCTTCGGGACATCGAGCGCGACTACGACCGCTTCAACGAACTACGAACCGCGTTCATGAACTCCGTCGGTCTGAACCCGCTGCCGGCAAGCACGGGAATCCAGGCCCGTATCTGTCGCTCCGACCTGCTGGTCGAGATCGAGGCGACGGCGATCGTGCCGCGGGGATGA
- a CDS encoding ABC transporter substrate-binding protein: MASRAIGLLLAAGLLFVGSSTIRAGESGEADRGEPQQVYARTPDKLVPYSRSGNPYRQFYLTAPVFRGEGREGADPAGVSTVRIGLLAPLHDSPDVAAGSSLRRGVELALDEANHQGAYQGIPFELVLKNDQALWGSSSNTLVELAYTDRVWAVIGSVDPNSTHVALRVALKTELPIVNVGSTDPTMTETGIPWIVRITPDDRQSGYRIASLIFEEKGLSRVAVIRSSDRYGRFGIKEFRDGARRLGRPLPMELLVNLGQRDFSSQLDRLADSGAEAVVLWVKAAEAGRIVRQMAERGMNLPVVGTDRIVSEEFLELAGEAGEGAEAAFWMNPGRQDPGWLGFTRRYRERFGADPDAFAAYGYDAARLVFETVRTQGLNRARIRDGLSAVREYDGVTGTIHLDATSNNVSPVVIAKVVGGRFVFR; this comes from the coding sequence ATGGCGTCACGAGCGATCGGTTTGCTGCTGGCGGCCGGCCTGCTGTTCGTCGGCAGCTCGACGATTCGCGCGGGCGAGTCCGGCGAAGCCGACCGGGGGGAGCCACAGCAGGTCTATGCTCGGACACCCGACAAACTGGTGCCTTATTCCCGGTCGGGAAACCCGTATCGGCAGTTCTACCTGACAGCGCCGGTGTTCCGGGGAGAGGGCCGAGAGGGTGCAGACCCTGCCGGAGTGTCGACGGTGCGCATCGGTCTGCTGGCGCCCTTGCACGATTCGCCGGATGTCGCGGCAGGTTCGAGTCTCAGGCGCGGCGTCGAACTGGCGCTGGACGAGGCCAACCACCAGGGTGCGTATCAAGGGATTCCCTTCGAGTTGGTCCTCAAGAACGATCAGGCGTTGTGGGGCAGCTCAAGCAACACCCTCGTCGAATTGGCCTACACCGACCGGGTCTGGGCGGTGATCGGTTCGGTCGATCCAAACAGCACCCACGTGGCTTTGAGGGTCGCCCTCAAGACGGAACTGCCCATCGTCAATGTCGGCAGCACCGATCCGACGATGACCGAAACCGGGATCCCGTGGATCGTGCGGATAACTCCCGACGACCGGCAGTCGGGCTATCGGATCGCCTCTCTGATCTTCGAGGAGAAGGGGCTGTCCCGTGTCGCCGTGATCCGTTCGAGCGATCGGTACGGCCGGTTTGGCATCAAGGAGTTCCGTGACGGTGCCCGACGATTGGGCCGACCGCTCCCGATGGAGCTTCTAGTCAATCTGGGTCAACGGGATTTTTCGTCGCAACTGGATCGTCTCGCAGATTCCGGTGCCGAGGCGGTGGTCCTGTGGGTCAAGGCGGCGGAGGCGGGGCGAATCGTGCGCCAGATGGCTGAGCGTGGAATGAACCTACCCGTCGTCGGTACGGATCGGATCGTATCGGAAGAGTTTCTCGAGCTCGCCGGTGAAGCGGGCGAGGGGGCCGAGGCGGCGTTCTGGATGAACCCCGGACGACAGGATCCGGGTTGGTTGGGATTCACCCGCCGCTACCGCGAGCGGTTCGGGGCCGACCCCGACGCGTTCGCGGCCTACGGCTACGACGCGGCACGGCTGGTCTTTGAGACCGTCAGGACGCAGGGGCTGAACCGCGCGCGGATACGCGACGGGTTGAGCGCCGTCCGTGAGTATGACGGTGTGACCGGGACGATTCACCTCGACGCGACGTCGAACAACGTGTCACCCGTTGTCATTGCGAAGGTCGTTGGGGGGCGTTTTGTCTTTCGCTGA
- a CDS encoding ABC transporter substrate-binding protein — MSFAEVTLAVTILAGLPLTGAEPDRIVIGLLVTTGPSAEALTEGAEQAVNEINMAGGIDGRDLELARLAVGGPWSDGAGLTARLVFEERVVGLIGPTADGAAHVAAQIATRKRIPVITLSPEESLTQAMVPWVFRGVPGDGAQARALLRGLFEDPQGKTALLAVPDGRSGRERATAVRSACRDLGVRVVETLVGDQPAGDDSTAADVLLLWLDAAQAVGRLQALGREGTPQRILGSTRLDTPELVGALPDWAKGLVLPLLRGDSASPVVAPGIHHALGYDGIRALADAARRRGREPEALRRGLGETQVHGHTGTFAFDSRGNRVGSIEFGVVRNGQLLRPRLRGGH, encoded by the coding sequence TTGTCTTTCGCTGAGGTCACCCTGGCCGTCACGATCCTCGCAGGTCTTCCGCTGACCGGCGCCGAGCCCGATCGCATCGTGATTGGGCTGCTCGTGACGACGGGACCCTCCGCGGAGGCGCTCACCGAGGGCGCGGAACAGGCCGTGAACGAGATCAACATGGCCGGGGGTATCGACGGGAGAGATCTCGAACTCGCCCGCCTCGCCGTGGGGGGACCGTGGAGCGACGGGGCCGGTCTGACGGCGCGTCTGGTCTTTGAAGAGCGGGTCGTGGGTCTGATCGGTCCGACCGCCGACGGGGCGGCCCACGTCGCTGCTCAGATCGCAACGCGAAAGCGGATCCCGGTGATCACTTTGTCTCCGGAGGAGTCCCTGACGCAGGCGATGGTTCCGTGGGTCTTCCGGGGAGTTCCCGGCGATGGCGCGCAAGCTCGCGCGTTGCTGCGCGGGCTGTTCGAAGATCCGCAAGGGAAGACCGCGCTACTGGCGGTTCCCGACGGTCGTTCCGGTCGTGAGCGCGCCACAGCGGTTCGAAGCGCCTGTCGGGATCTCGGTGTGCGCGTGGTTGAAACGCTAGTCGGCGACCAGCCCGCTGGCGACGATAGCACCGCTGCCGACGTGTTGTTGCTCTGGCTCGATGCAGCGCAGGCCGTCGGTCGTCTTCAGGCGCTCGGGCGCGAGGGAACGCCGCAGCGGATCCTCGGCAGCACGCGGCTGGATACTCCGGAACTCGTCGGCGCGCTTCCGGATTGGGCGAAAGGACTCGTCCTTCCGCTTCTCCGGGGCGACTCTGCGTCCCCGGTGGTAGCGCCGGGAATCCACCACGCGCTGGGTTACGACGGGATTCGCGCGTTGGCCGACGCGGCGCGACGGCGGGGGCGAGAACCGGAGGCGTTACGTCGCGGGCTGGGCGAAACGCAGGTTCACGGCCACACGGGAACGTTTGCGTTCGATTCGCGCGGGAATCGTGTGGGATCGATCGAGTTCGGGGTTGTCCGTAACGGACAACTGCTCCGGCCTCGCCTGCGTGGGGGGCATTGA